Below is a window of Humulus lupulus chromosome 2, drHumLupu1.1, whole genome shotgun sequence DNA.
taaacacatttaatttacataatcatgcatactcaatcatataataatataattcacataattaccccaCATGCCCTTCTAGAACGCTAATCAAAGCACTTAATCTTATTAAGTGTTTTGGGagttgcatataaatatatatatatatatataaagtttttttcttctttaagaatattatatattatttaaaaccATGGacaacattttatttattttaatatattcatgtcatacattatattaaaaaaaattataatatataacattgtttatttattaaaaatttatatgataatttttttaaaaatataataaaataaattaaaacatttcttaaataaaactaagaaaatgtACATTTCACCATAAATCTCTTCTATATATAAAGCGTATTTAACGAtttttcttggttttaacagtttttctgttagctttaacggaatattacaaatatttaatagaatgtacatttaaaatcaataaaaaaatacaatagaataAATATTCagtaattatatttatataaattcaaatactataaattatcataattataataatatttaatacaagactatatattaaataattatattaatataaattcaaatgttataaaatatcatgattataataatatataaatatttaacaattatattattagaaattcaaatgtcataataatatataatacataatcctaAAGTTTTTTAAATTTcggtagaataaatatttagtaattatattaatataaattcaaataatataaagtattattattataatatttaatacaagagtagacatttaatgattatattactataaattcaaatattataaaatattattattataataatgtttaattatcctaatttttataaaaaaaaattatcatttatatttaaaaggaAAACATGTTACTTTTTTATTACTTaacctaacttatataaatatatattcatattaaataacaacaaatattataaatatattatgcaTAGGTGACGTGTGTACAAAGAAagtagaataacatttatcttctatgaAGAATAAGCAAACTTCTTCTCCAATTATTGAGGTGtgctttgaataatatcatgaatattgTGTACTAATTTGTGTTCTAAAagtttatcatattattttcttttaataaaaaaaaccataaacaatgcttcaatttaatttttcttttaatatgtttatgtctttctttcatatataatattatttatatttttaaaatttatacgaCTATCATAAAAATttagtaaaaataattaataaattttcgtTAAAATGCATTGCACGGTACTTATATctagtttatataaatatatatatagaagacttatataaaaaatgtgtagataacataaattcttgattttaacaatttcttttattacctttaacggaatattatatatatttaacagaatatactttcaaaaaaaattaaaaatatatttattaattatattaatataaataatattataaaatatcattattgttgaccgcatttttggccaacgacgtgagaacgtcaaaaatgataaagccttcaagagaaattaaacgacacagacaattttgaacagaaagtaaataacgcacgtaatttttatagtggttcagccccaatatgttggtaatagcctaatccacttagagttgtgattatagatctgtactcaagatcagatgaactgagccaactgagtttcttcagtacagattgcaagaATACAAtaattctttcagatacaagcactttctctctctagaaaattcagacccaAATTTTTTCCCAAAAAGTCTCCAAAGAAGCCcattttctaatcccataagccatatatttataggcttaggatcatacatctgctatcccctataatcgggatattttattatatttattatatttaaattacaaaaatattcaaaatgtaacaggaacacccaatttgtgggaagaatgagagattctcgcgtatgccaagaccgattcttgttgaagccgtttctgggaatcttgacgtagtctgttctacctggttgatgaatatcaccttctggtcagccatacctctactggacagtcacgcacttggctggtaggacacgcactcctctggtctaacatggcacatctctggtctaacatggcacatctctagtctggtctaacatgacatttctctggtctaacatggcacactggtctagcatgacatttctctggtctaacatggcacatctcttgtctggtctaacatgacattTCTCTGGTCcaacatggcacactggtctagcatgacatttctctggtctagcatgacatttctctggtctaacatggctcATCTATGGTctatcatgacacttctcaagccagtcaaaattcttcaatggcctCCTCGACTACTCCTAAGCCAAAttactttatcacaactctgaggagccaatatatttattgacttattaatgtgtcttttacagaCCATGTActaccacttgtcacctttattgtcacgtcatcgatctccaatttttggggataacaattattataataattttaatattagactagatatttattaattctattaatataaatacaaatgttataaaatatcattattataataatacataatacaagactagatatttaataattatatcaatataaattcaaatattataataattaacAACTAAAGTCTTTGTTCATTTACAAATATAGCACTTAAGCCtctaaaatttatatgacaatcacaaaaaattaataaaattaagcaaatggACAAAAGAAATTATAGACTAAATTAATGAGAAGTGAACTATAATGGCATTATGATAATGCCATAACTTGTAAAACATTACAAGTTTGCTATTAAAGTCTACTGGTTGGAGCCATTTAGTATAATTTTTGTTGATAATTCATATtcttaaacacatttaatagaaAATCCAGCCTTTGTCAGCTGAAAATATGATAAATTAGATATCATAAACCACTGATTTGGGCTTTTGGCCTCTTGGACACATTGAAGTAAACAGTTGAAACGTGAAAGAAAAGTAACGAACATTTTAAGTCAGGTTACAGTAAACATAACAGAATTAAGGAAATTGGAAAAAATATTCCCACTCAATCAAAGCAATGTATGAATGAAACCTATAGTTGGTACAGAAAATAAGGCATCTATTTCCCTCAAAAGCTATATACACAAAATTTCTCTTTATATAAAAATTGTAGAATGtggagaaatatatatatatatatatatatataaatagatatacACAGAGCTCCACCTTATCAATCCTGCACTGCCAGGACCTGCAAGTGATCTAAAAAGACTTGCAAACTCAAATCATCTGTGAAAATAATATCTGACCCGTTCGTGTATGTTGAATTTTGAGTAACAGAAGGATTCAACTTGGCCAGAAGAAATCTTGCCTGACTACTATGTTGGTCACACCTTATTAGCTTAGGTGCTGGAACTCGTTCAACCACCAATTGCTCTGCGTCGAGCTCTGGGGCATCCAACAGCTTTCTTAAGTTCTCATGGTTTGGATCCTTGTCATAACCAAGCTTCCTCCATTGAGCAATTTTCGAGCCATAATGGATAACTACGTAGAAATAAGAATCGAAGAGCAAGATTACATCTGGTGAGATGGAGCGAACATCTAGGAGGACTGGAACAGGTGGGCCATCGAAGGAGTACTCAAAAAGAGTAGGCTGGATCATGATAAGTGAACTGACCACTCCTTCACGATTCAGCATTAAGCGAAAGAAAGCAGTCTCATCTGGGGTACAATTAAAAACATCAATAAACTGAGACCTCCTTAAGTAGTACATGAACTGGGGATAAAGAGAGAAGTTGGATGACAAGCGAAAAGAAGATGGATCTTCTGGAACATAATCTCCAAACTTTGAAGCAAAACGAATCAACGCGTCATCCAGCCATCTGATGACATCTCGAGCAAAATGCCCCTCAGCTCGATCAATGGCGAGTCTGGCCATCACAGATGCTGCTGCCTCTTGATCAAACCCTGCACTAATTTCAGGTGCTCGTTTCCCGACCCATCTTCTAGCAGCAGTGGTCACTCTTTTCCGGATTCCCATACTCCCATTTCTGTATCTTGTTATAAATTGTATGAAAAATGCAGATCCAGGTTGAATCTCCTGCTCGTCACTCACTTGGAAAAAGAATGCAAAGCATGTTTTATTAGTCAGTGTACCCAACTTCCAAATAAACGTGCCACCCTCCCCAATCTCGTCGCTACTCACTAAGTTGTTCTTTCTTTGAAGAGAAACACAAGGGCCTAAGGCACCACATATTTTTAcatcttttgttgtcactaccTCAATAGTTGCATCAAAATACATCTTCAAATGCCCCTTTTCATCACGGGTAAAAATGTGCCTCAAGCAGCTTCTGAATTGACTCGACTCAAATGACTCTGCTAACATCATGAAACCTCCTGATTTCTCAACAGCATCCTTCAACTCTCCTGATCCAACTTGATCAAGAGAACAAGCAAACAAATCAAGAACAATAGACGCATCAGATAACCTCTGTGACAATCGCTTGTAGAAGCTGCAAGATTTTCTATAATAGGGTGCACAACCATTGATGAGATCCCGGTGAGTTCTGATGGAATTACTAAGATCCGAGTCTATAACAATTCCTGGACCTAGTGTTGCAGGTCCAGATGTAAATACCATGATTCGTGAACCAGTGTTTCCTAAGCATCCTTCTAGAAGTCCAATCGCAGCTGATATAGCTGCCCCTGTACATCTTTGAGGACGATGACCTCGTTTAACTTCATGTGAACAATGAATCTCTTCAATTGCAGTTGTAATATTAAATTCACATTCAGAAATTGGTATCAGAAAGCCTTGGTTTTGGAAAATTGAAGTAGTTCCAAGGGGCTTTGGCTTCGTGTGTTTAAACCCCAGAAATTGTTGTGTCTGAGGATATTAAGAAAACCCATGGTTAAAACTTAACAAGTCAAAAACCTAAGAAGAGATCAAGAAAATAAATGGGAATTCATAGAGCACCTAGCAAGTCCATATCGCAATTCTCCTGGAAAGTATTTAATTAAAGGGAAGTCATGACATTTAGGTTCAGACCATCTAGCTTCCGAAATTCCAACTATTATAGCAGATATGAAGAGCAGGAGTTCAGATAGCCACCGACAACGATACTTAAATCACAAAATTCTTGAAGTCGGAACTTACATATTATGGTAAGGTAATTGGTAAAAATAGATCTTTTTGTCAATATCACTTTTTAAAATGACACTTTTTGATAATTATTTGCAAATAGTCTTCCAGACAGTGTATCGATTAAATTCAACAGAAATTAGACAGGGTTTATGCTATGTTGGTAATGGTACTTTGCAAAGAATTATCGAAAGAAGACCATTAAGcagagggaaaaagaaaaaaaaaattggcaagCTCTCTATCTTAAGCACTATATATCATTATATGGTTTTGCTTCTGTttagaaccaaaaaaaaaaaaaaaacataactttggCTCAATGTTGGAAACTAGACTGTATTATCCACACAAAAGAACCATGCTCCCTATCAAAGTTCCAGAAAAGCATAAACGGATTCCATTAGAATCAAGTTCAGCTCTAAACACTACAAAATTCTAAACTATACAGTAAAAAAACCCCAACTTCAGAgcataacatataataattaaacaACAAAACCAAATTTGAAGCTAAATATAATACCTGATCAGATGATAGCTCCCGTTCACCATGAAACATCACGACCTTCGAACACTCAGAAAATCCAAGATCATGAACATGAACCATTGAATCAAAGGTAACTAAACTAACAAGAGCATCCTCAGGCAACTGCTCTACAACACGCAACAGGTCGTTCTTGAGTGCTCGAAGCTCATCCACAGCCGAACAAGCATCCACGACAAACACAAACGCAGGACCGATCGAGCGCGAGTCCAAACCCGCCAACGACGATGCCGAAGAAGCCATAGACGACAACGACAACGAAGATGACGACAACCCATTTGCCCTGCTGTTGTAACTGAGATTCAAACCAGAGCCCGTACTCGGGGGGCCACCGCTCGTGACTTTCCTTCCGGGCGCGTACTCAACGACGCTATAAGTGGGGAAAAGCTCAGCCGGAAGATTAGTCTCTCCGATTCCGGCATAAGAGGGCGGGAACAAGTTCTTGTGGTGACAAAAGGGGCAGAACCAGATACGGGAAGCGTATTGAACCCTGGCATAAGGGTTCAAAACGGCGGCGCATTGAGAACAAACAACTGGGTCGTAAGAAAGAATGGGAAGCTCCGGCTGTTGCATCAATGGCGTGCACATGATACTGAGAGGGATAATCAAGGCCGTCGAATCAGTTTTGGACGCCGGCCATGAGTTCCACGACCACCGGAGACCCTCGATCGCCTCCAACTCAACGAAATCCATGAAAACCCGAATTGGGTAAGTAGTGTGATTTCGAGTTTATATCTTCAGATACGATCACATCGAGGTTTGATTAGATAACAGTGAAGTGTTGGCAAAGGAAAGAGTGAAAAGAGAATCAAAAACCTTTATCCCTTACTTTCATGACTGAGTTGCTTTTTGAGTGATCGGTAAACCCCCTGAGAGAGAGAGGGTGGAGTGTTGAACGGAGGGGAAACAAGGGATATTAGGGAAAAATGAAACACCCCACCTTCCTTGGACcaaatgtaaatttttttttccaaatgtaggggaaaaaagaaaaaagtaacAATATGGCTCGCCATTTACGATTTACGATTTACGATTGTGCATTGCAAAATAtacaaattaactaaaaaaataaataattgattaaatatttattcataatatacaaaaagtaatgattttttttattgtaaaggTGTAGacataattgttaattaatacaTTAGTTGTAGTAAACAGATTTGGTCTATATtatattttgtgtcaaatttgatACAATTTGTAGTATGGGTCAAATTTGACACACTTTATAGAACAATGCACCACTTTTTTCGGCACTACATTATAGATGCTCTTGTGTTTTTATATTAGGACATATACGATGATAATTGTAATATTACTAACCAAATTAAAAAAGATTATACTTTTTTGGAATTATCTGTTTGTACCTATATTTTGTACAAATTATTTTTATACTTagtgttttataaaatagttgAAACAGACTTGAAGAACCCGATttcaattataattttttgaactaaaattacaaaattgatttatagatctatttaaacaattttacaaaatatgagatttaaaaattaatttatcaaaaCGCAAGAACTAAATAGTTAATCAGACAAAACACAAAATCAAAAAAATATAATCCCAAAAACATTATACCAATATTTATTTTTGGAGGTTATCTATTGCAAAAATATGCTTGAAATATAAGTCCCTACCACTCATTCAAAATTTCCCCCATTTCCCCACTGAAAGTCATCATTAATTCAATGTTGTTTTGATTAAATTTTGATAATAATTCGATGTTTGGGTAGATTGAACTTTAACATTGTTATTTCGATTTGTGTTTGATGAAATTTTGATAGTTATTCAAAAAAATAGGCTTGAAGAATATAAACATTGTTAATTCGATTGTAGATCgataaaatttcaaaaatcatTTGATAAAAAGGTTCGTTAGTAGGtcttttgatcatttgattcaatTTCAATCATAGTTCAGTGCATTTTGATGacattaccaatgtttaatttgtaAAAAATATTTTCCTTAATAGTACGATGATTTTTTAAATGTTTTATACAACTTATTTTTTGAAACATTTTTAGTAAGTTTTGATGGATTTTGATGATAATTCGAAAAAAAAATTTGTTCACACAATTTTATTTATAAGGAAACTCTACATGCATTACAACTGTTCAAGAATACATCTTTGCGTCATGATGAGTTGCACTTCTATTTGCAAAACTCAACATGTAGATTTGGGGTTGATGAATTTGTATTGGTAACTAGCCTTGACTTCAGCTAGCTCCCACCAGAGTTTGAACTAAATGAGTAACTAACCTCCTCTCGACTCATCGATGCATACTTCAACGAGTAGGAAGGGACCACCACCATTAGACATCAACAATGTGATGTGATGGAGGATTTTTGGAAGCTTGGTCGCTGTTATTTGGTGGATGGAATAGTATTACCACGGAGGGTATAGGAAGGACTTGCTTATGATATTTGAGGAGTTGTATTATTTCACTGTAATATATGCCTTTCTGTTTCATGCGTATTTTGATAATTTTGGCCTATGATGGTAATTTGGTTATTTAAATACTTTTGAGGGgtgtttatgtaattttataAAATCACGTTTATGTGATTGAATGAATATGCTTATAAGATATTAATATTCGTGAAATATATTTTATGTTGGAAAATACCAAAAGTGCTCGGGTTATATACAAAAGTGACGAATCACGATTTCCTTCCAGTGTTATAGGGGTTTTATTGTCAAGGATTGTTAAAATAAGGGtcataataaaataaagagaACTTATGAGGAATAAGTTAATTTTAGATTATGAAAACTAAAAGTTTAATAGAAATTACTATTAAGGGTTTAATGAAATTGTTGGAATTGAGATGGAAATAGGGCGGGTAATTGGTGGAGGTGCTCCCCCCGCccctattgtaacgccctactgccttagagcctttactaagtgggtttaaaacgtgcaattaactcgctaaacgaggttttaagacaaaagtgtaattaaaccgtaatcagagtcataaactttaaaaataaaccattcattgaaaattataaagcgtttaacatttgggatcccaaaaatattgtttagaaatatttacaactcaaaaatataaccagagtcggctaaacgaaaaaatttaagtctagtacaatcatctcccaaaagtacccctagccgtggcagccaggcagaccaaacatgtacgcgccgctcatcacgctcaccatactcaaggttggtcgactttccccttgcctttacctgcaccatagagcacccgtgagtcgaagcccagcaagaaaaccctcacaagcagataataaatgcatatcaaacacttatcaTATAacacaagccatcatcaggctatacacgtgtggccatgccgtcccaggcgctttactaggccctgggttcgcagtccacaccatgaggatatcccaagtatcctttaaggtctcgccctggcaactcacactccgcgtgctaaacgctgcccccagccccttgccgttctcagccttgccgctgtcggcctttgccgttcctggcctttgccgttcttggccctcgccgttcccggctcttgccattcATTCATATATATgcgcacacatagcataattaagcatgttcttaaacacatataaactcaatcaaagggctacgccctgcaacataatcatatagggtcgtgccctgcaacataatcatatagagtcgtgccctgcaacacaagctctacaggaacaatagttttcttacctgtgtcccaagctttccaagcactgatgtcctgagcacagtcccctaattcgagcctcgcagaaaccctagtcacaacgcaacaACAATATCtatccattaagttctaatccATCAAATAGCTtcgggtcataattctagtctccgggaccttgaattctatcaacccgggtgataaaatccatcctgagccttaacaattaagttcccaagtcaaaacccacAAGACACCCTGCATCTTGAACTAGGGTCGaagcccaaccccttaagggccgcgacttgcctcaaaacagaggccaAGCACCTCCTTGGCAAAAGACACGGGTCacggcatgcttggccaagcgtAGCGGCGCGCCTCGATCTCaatggcctccccaggcctcgtgtgcacacgggtcgcggcatgcccctcctagggccgcgactctacCTACAAGCCCAGAAATCCCAGCCTTTCCTTCAAGTTTTCCCCGAGCTTAACCCCACATATCTCATCCAAAATTACCCCCAACCTCAGAATTAAGACCAGAATTCATACTCatgcaacctaaacataccaacaaactcaagaaccaattcctacatgttggaaaaaacttatacaggatctttatttattttcatgtatatctaatattaaacaaattaatacgagatagcctaaaacatgtttctaaaattgaattcaaagagaaacaaaaatagaatacttacagtatacgcagcggaattaagagtccttccttcagtttctctaactcttgtatcctttctgtcgcagagtattatcaagaaactgaaccgatcttctattttcttcacgatcttccaatgtatccttagaaccacctagactagtgtgggaaattctcaacacatgagatagatatagagagaagaagagaaaataagaaagtggcttagaaaaggacttgtgtttagagagaatataaaactatcagaaaatctgacttatcaaaaaaccCTTT
It encodes the following:
- the LOC133819064 gene encoding protein transport protein SEC23 G: MDFVELEAIEGLRWSWNSWPASKTDSTALIIPLSIMCTPLMQQPELPILSYDPVVCSQCAAVLNPYARVQYASRIWFCPFCHHKNLFPPSYAGIGETNLPAELFPTYSVVEYAPGRKVTSGGPPSTGSGLNLSYNSRANGLSSSSLSLSSMASSASSLAGLDSRSIGPAFVFVVDACSAVDELRALKNDLLRVVEQLPEDALVSLVTFDSMVHVHDLGFSECSKVVMFHGERELSSDQTQQFLGFKHTKPKPLGTTSIFQNQGFLIPISECEFNITTAIEEIHCSHEVKRGHRPQRCTGAAISAAIGLLEGCLGNTGSRIMVFTSGPATLGPGIVIDSDLSNSIRTHRDLINGCAPYYRKSCSFYKRLSQRLSDASIVLDLFACSLDQVGSGELKDAVEKSGGFMMLAESFESSQFRSCLRHIFTRDEKGHLKMYFDATIEVVTTKDVKICGALGPCVSLQRKNNLVSSDEIGEGGTFIWKLGTLTNKTCFAFFFQVSDEQEIQPGSAFFIQFITRYRNGSMGIRKRVTTAARRWVGKRAPEISAGFDQEAAASVMARLAIDRAEGHFARDVIRWLDDALIRFASKFGDYVPEDPSSFRLSSNFSLYPQFMYYLRRSQFIDVFNCTPDETAFFRLMLNREGVVSSLIMIQPTLFEYSFDGPPVPVLLDVRSISPDVILLFDSYFYVVIHYGSKIAQWRKLGYDKDPNHENLRKLLDAPELDAEQLVVERVPAPKLIRCDQHSSQARFLLAKLNPSVTQNSTYTNGSDIIFTDDLSLQVFLDHLQVLAVQD